A single genomic interval of Candidatus Woesearchaeota archaeon harbors:
- the rpiB gene encoding ribose 5-phosphate isomerase B — MEIIIGSDHGGYGLKEKLKKYLSSKGISSEDVGAFNRDSCDYPDLAAKLSRKVLEKKQLGIIICGTGLGVCMASNKFMGIRAALCYDKYTAKMAREHNDANVLCLGGRTIDFGKAKQIADTFLNTETSTEERHKRRVEKISEIEKNNFK, encoded by the coding sequence ATGGAGATTATAATTGGCTCTGACCATGGCGGGTATGGGCTGAAGGAGAAGCTGAAGAAATACCTGTCTTCTAAGGGAATAAGTTCTGAGGATGTAGGCGCTTTTAACAGGGATAGCTGTGACTACCCAGATCTTGCCGCGAAACTGTCCAGAAAAGTGCTTGAAAAAAAACAATTAGGCATAATCATCTGCGGTACAGGGCTTGGTGTCTGCATGGCCTCTAATAAGTTCATGGGGATAAGGGCAGCCTTATGCTACGACAAATATACTGCAAAGATGGCAAGGGAGCACAATGATGCTAATGTTCTCTGCCTAGGCGGAAGGACGATTGATTTCGGGAAAGCCAAGCAGATCGCAGATACTTTCCTGAACACAGAGACGAGCACAGAAGAGAGGCATAAGAGGAGAGTGGAAAAAATTTCTGAGATAGAAAAGAATAATTTTAAATAA
- a CDS encoding dephospho-CoA kinase: MIIIGLTGTIAAGKSTVADVLKEKGFEHYTYSNILRMEAEKRKIPPTRKNLQDLGNKIKQESGNLGILSRLLIENAETGKIIADGIRTVDEVKELKKHPNAYVIAVDAPPKLRYERLKSRKREGDPESFDEFIKIDEHENKGLTPGQEINKCIRHADFTLINDKGRKRLKKEVLDILEKISRKSHQPS; encoded by the coding sequence ATGATAATAATCGGCCTGACAGGCACAATAGCAGCAGGCAAGTCAACAGTAGCAGATGTATTGAAAGAAAAGGGTTTTGAGCATTACACCTACTCGAATATCCTGAGAATGGAAGCTGAAAAAAGAAAAATCCCGCCGACAAGAAAAAACCTGCAGGATCTCGGCAATAAAATAAAACAGGAAAGCGGTAATCTTGGCATCCTTTCAAGGCTGCTCATAGAAAATGCCGAAACAGGTAAAATAATCGCAGACGGCATAAGGACTGTCGATGAGGTAAAAGAGTTGAAAAAGCACCCAAATGCGTACGTGATAGCAGTAGACGCTCCCCCGAAATTAAGGTATGAAAGGCTTAAATCAAGGAAAAGGGAAGGCGATCCCGAATCATTTGATGAGTTCATAAAAATAGATGAGCATGAGAACAAGGGCCTAACGCCTGGCCAGGAAATCAACAAATGCATCAGGCATGCTGATTTCACCCTGATAAATGATAAGGGAAGAAAAAGATTAAAAAAAGAGGTATTAGATATCCTGGAAAAAATCAGCCGAAAATCTCATCAGCCCTCCTGA